The Curtobacterium poinsettiae genomic interval TCGGAGGCATCTGCGGGCACACCCTCACCAAAAGCTGGCCTGAAGCGCCGGTTCTCGACTCGAGCCCCGCCTATCGGGCTCAGGTCGCTTTATCGAAGGCCTGGGTCGAAACGGACCGCCGCCGGCGTGTGGTCGACACGAGCACGCTTCGCGGTATCGCCATCGCACTTCTTGGAACGCGGGACATCGACCTGGTCAGCAGCCTGTCGGACGTCCCACGAGACGCGCTCGAGGGACTCATTGAGGACACCGAACGGATCGGCACCACACCGCCTCGCGACGCGCTCGCGATGAGCGCGCTCATTGGGGCGGCACACCGCCTTGCAACTGACCCCGAGCCAGAGGTCAGTGCGACGATTCGGCGCATCACGTTCTCGCGACCCGTCCGCACCACCCAGGAGCTGTCGGGCCCCGGCAGCGCATCGCACCTCCTCGAGTTCTGGCCAGGCATCGGCGCGCCCATGCGAGGGAGAGTGCTCCGGGCGCTCGACGGAGACCTTCCCGACATGCAACGGCTCGTGCACGCCACCGCCGTGTCGCCCGGCTTCGCGGAACTCATCGTCGCTTTTGAGAAACCGGACCCACGGATCGAGCGCACCGGGTGGTCGTGGAACACCCTCGCCCTGGCGACCGAACAACCCCTCACCGACGTCCTCATTCCACCTCTCATGTGGCCGACCTGGGCGAACCCCCTCGGCGTCGACAACATCACCGATCCCTCCGCTTTACAGCGAGGACTCGCGGACGCGCTCCGTGTCGCCGGTGTTGGAATCGAAGGCGGTAGCGAACGAATCGCCGGGATCGGCCGGAAGCTCCGCCCTTCCATGCTCGGCACCCCTGAACAGGCGACTGCAGTGCTTCAGCAACTCGGAGAGCTAGCAGGATGGCTCCGTCTCAACCCGTCGCCCATCAACTACGTCGCGCGCCGATACCTCCGATGGAGCGGCTTACTCCCCGAAGCGGACTGGCACCTACTGAGTAGCAGCGTCGGAGAGCACCCTGGCAGAGGCAGAAGGCTGCTGAACGCTCAGCGCTACGCGTGGTTACGACTCACCGCCGCCGGTACCCGCGACCTTCCGCAGCACCTCGAATTCCAACTAGGTAGCCCAGACGCGGCCAACTACACCCGCTTCCTCACCACGATGAGTGCTGAGCTCCAGGCCGCAATCGACGACTACCTCACCGCCTGGCTCCCAAAACACCGCATGGACGGCACATTCTCCGAGGTCGGGTTCGTTCGCGCCTTCGAGGACGAACCCCTCGTGTGGGCACCGCCGCGATGGAGACCATCCGCTTCACCGCTCGCGCCAGAACTTGACGACATCGACTTCACTCAGCTGCACGATCGGGTGCGTGCGGGCGAGTACGCCCTCACTCACCTGGCGATGGACCTGCAGCGAAGCCCACGCCACGTTCGATGGGCCCTTGCCGAGCGACCTGTGCGGAGCGGACAGCCGCGGACCACGATCGATTGGAACTCGCGCCTCGACTACGCAGAGCCCTTCTACAACTAGGCCTCGCCCGTGGCCCTAATCGCCCGGCAACTTTGAGCTCTACGTCGCCCGTTGCCACCATGGTCCGCATGTGGAGGTTTCCTAAGACGCACGAAACGTGAGAGATCCGCCGGGATCGTTCGCAGCGCAGACGCGATCGCTACTCAGCAACCGTCGGCGGTGCTTCTGCCGCCGGGCTACCGCCACAATCCGTAGTAACTCAGCGCAGCACCATCAAGCGCGCCGCGTGCGCGGACCAGGCTTACGACCCAAGAACTGCAAGACGTTGTCGTCAGGGACTGAGTGGTCCAGCACGGCATCCCCACAAGTGGCAGTTCGCAGATGGCGCAGCCGATCTCCGAGCTCTGCGCCATCCAGCTCGCAATCGAGCACGAGTGCTTGCAGGATTTCCGCCCTTGTGGTCCGCTCACCCGCATCGATAGCGCGCTCGACGAGGGCGTCAAGTCGCTGGTCCAAAGCGAGCTGCAAGCGCAAGCTGACCTGCCGGTCGCGGCTGGTGCGGAGCAGCTCTGCGGCATTCACTGAGTGTCGTGTCTCTGCCATGTCTGACCTCCTCGCTACCTTAGATGTATGACTAAGCGAGGTATGTCAAACCTCCTTACAACCATGATGGCTGTTGGAGGCGTCGAGTGGCTAGATGCTCGCGACCACAGGCTCGCGCATGCGGCGCTTACAGGTCTCAGCCAGACTGCAAGCGGTGCCGAAGTTCTAGCTAGTTTCCACGTACCCCGAGTATGGCGACCCGACCCCGAAGTAGGGCTGCGAGTGCCCGGGGTAACCGGCGCGCTGTGGGACGCCGTGACGACTGGTTCGCTGCAAGTCGTCGAGCACAGCACTCGGGCGGGATTTGTGCTCGCCTCGGGCCGCCAAGCCGAGGCGAGGCAGCTCTTGAGCCGCCTTCCGGCTGAGCAGGCAAGTGAGGTCTACCGAGTTGCTACCGACTGGGCAGCAGCCTCGACGTCTCGGAACACAAGAGCAAGGGCTTCTGCGCCTTCCACCTCAGGAGCGCGGCGCGCGAAGCGCGCATAACGCCTCCATGTCCGCCCGCCATCCATGCTGGTGGCTGCCGTCACACTGACGTGCCCGACGTTGCGTCCGCCCAGATGTTCAGAACTCACTCTAAGCATTCGTTGGCGTGCGCTCACCTGGCGCGGCGGCCACTTCCCGATCCACTCTGTAGAGCTGACGGGAGTCCAGTCCACATATCTCAGCCCTCGTAGGGATCTGAGGGCCTCGTCGGCCGAAGCGAATCGGCTTTCCGGCTTTGTGGCGATCAATCGTCGAACGAACGTCATCAGACTTGGGCTCACCCATGGCTGGAATCTGAGGTGCCGAGGCGTGAGAGCGGGCTTGCCCGCTTCCACTCGCTGCAACAGGACATTGCCGTCTAGTGCTTGGTAATCAAATGGGCCGTTCAGCAACTCGAACATTGTCAGCCCGGTCGAGTACAGGTCGCTACGCGCATCGAGCAACCCGGAGGAGTACTCGGGTGGTCGGTAGAGCAATGTCCCGCCGGCCGCATCTACCTGCTGCGAGTCGGCATCCAGGTGAGCAGCGCTCCCGAAGTCGCCAACGAAACCCTGATTCCGCGCTGCGTTGAGCATCACGTTGCCTGGCTTCACATCGCGGTGGACGACCCCTGCGGAGACGTGGAGGTAGTGCAGCGCATCGAGAACGCAGTCGATGATTGCGACAGCATCCGCAGTGCCGAATGCGTGGCCCTCGTTCAGTGCGGCATGAATGCTCTGGCCTTCATAATAGTCAGTGGTGAACGTGATCACCTTTAGCGACTCATCGTAATCTGGATCCCACTGCGCGTCCCTGACTTTGATGAGACGAGGGTGATCCATGCTTTCGAGAAGACGCGGCTCACTACGGGCGACGCCGTCAGGGAGGCCAAGCACGGAAATCGACTTTTGTACACGGAGACCGCCGAGAACGGTGTGCTCGTAGAGTTTGGTCTCAGCAGCGCTGCCCTCGTCGATGGTGCGCAGGAAGCTGTAGGTGGGAGCGTGAAGCACCCTGCGGACCCGCGCGTTATCGCCCAAGATCGCCATCAGGAGAGACGCTCCGCAAGCGCCGCGAGAGCGGCGAGATCCCGTTTCCCAGTCCAGTGCGGGGGATGAGCATCGACGATAGCCCCGACGTGCCCCGAGAGCGCACCGTTCTTCGGAAGATCTAGCGCGGAGCGGACCCACTTTCGGCTCCGCCGAACAGACGGGATACCTGCTCGGTCTGCGGCAAGCACCACCGCCGATTCCAGGGAGATCCTCACCACAGATTGGAAGTAGCTGGGTTGGAATCGGTCCGTCTCGGGTTCGAGAATGGTTACGACTGTGATGCCGTTGGCTGAGATGAGTCGCTCGGCCTCATCAAGGGCAGTGCGG includes:
- a CDS encoding TniQ family protein — encoded protein: MFEHEWLPSLFRRIGYFYGQPAVVIAHWCGLYDLPRTFRDRLPNVLHPKATAGITGGLDCDPQLLQTTVMSHLAPDLVAIRPDGKPSQSHNWTRGGGTRYCPECLAERPGVFYTYWRTWWAFLCLKHHTPLRDDCPACSSPIIEANIMEVESRNPNQCHAALPFGGICGHTLTKSWPEAPVLDSSPAYRAQVALSKAWVETDRRRRVVDTSTLRGIAIALLGTRDIDLVSSLSDVPRDALEGLIEDTERIGTTPPRDALAMSALIGAAHRLATDPEPEVSATIRRITFSRPVRTTQELSGPGSASHLLEFWPGIGAPMRGRVLRALDGDLPDMQRLVHATAVSPGFAELIVAFEKPDPRIERTGWSWNTLALATEQPLTDVLIPPLMWPTWANPLGVDNITDPSALQRGLADALRVAGVGIEGGSERIAGIGRKLRPSMLGTPEQATAVLQQLGELAGWLRLNPSPINYVARRYLRWSGLLPEADWHLLSSSVGEHPGRGRRLLNAQRYAWLRLTAAGTRDLPQHLEFQLGSPDAANYTRFLTTMSAELQAAIDDYLTAWLPKHRMDGTFSEVGFVRAFEDEPLVWAPPRWRPSASPLAPELDDIDFTQLHDRVRAGEYALTHLAMDLQRSPRHVRWALAERPVRSGQPRTTIDWNSRLDYAEPFYN
- a CDS encoding serine/threonine-protein kinase — its product is MAILGDNARVRRVLHAPTYSFLRTIDEGSAAETKLYEHTVLGGLRVQKSISVLGLPDGVARSEPRLLESMDHPRLIKVRDAQWDPDYDESLKVITFTTDYYEGQSIHAALNEGHAFGTADAVAIIDCVLDALHYLHVSAGVVHRDVKPGNVMLNAARNQGFVGDFGSAAHLDADSQQVDAAGGTLLYRPPEYSSGLLDARSDLYSTGLTMFELLNGPFDYQALDGNVLLQRVEAGKPALTPRHLRFQPWVSPSLMTFVRRLIATKPESRFASADEALRSLRGLRYVDWTPVSSTEWIGKWPPRQVSARQRMLRVSSEHLGGRNVGHVSVTAATSMDGGRTWRRYARFARRAPEVEGAEALALVFRDVEAAAQSVATR